The following are encoded in a window of Blastocatellia bacterium genomic DNA:
- a CDS encoding gluconate 2-dehydrogenase subunit 3 family protein has protein sequence MRIVDSGLRIEESDAENAAAKPKVDGQDSASGDATNVTRRDMLKLTATAAISIPLVGLANAAGAATESAVPAKAPLFFTPEEFAMVDEISELIIPADEHSPGARAAQCAAYIDARLAESWTEEPKAQWREGLKAIDAVSQEINAKPFMQATAEQRIAVLTAISKNEKDPKKPEERFFGEIKRRTAHAYYSSKIGIHQEMEYKGNVPIKEFVGFDVRTES, from the coding sequence ATGCGGATAGTGGATAGCGGGTTGCGGATCGAAGAAAGTGACGCTGAGAACGCAGCGGCAAAACCAAAGGTTGACGGACAGGACAGCGCCAGCGGCGACGCAACGAACGTCACCCGTCGCGACATGTTGAAGCTGACCGCCACGGCGGCCATCAGCATTCCGCTCGTCGGATTGGCCAACGCGGCGGGGGCCGCGACCGAAAGCGCCGTGCCGGCAAAAGCGCCGCTCTTTTTCACGCCCGAAGAGTTCGCGATGGTGGACGAGATCAGCGAATTGATTATCCCCGCCGACGAGCATTCGCCGGGCGCGCGCGCCGCCCAGTGTGCCGCTTACATTGACGCGCGGCTGGCCGAGTCGTGGACGGAAGAGCCGAAGGCCCAGTGGCGCGAAGGCTTGAAAGCGATTGACGCGGTCTCGCAGGAGATCAACGCCAAGCCCTTCATGCAGGCGACAGCGGAACAGCGCATCGCGGTGCTGACAGCCATCTCGAAGAACGAGAAAGACCCGAAGAAGCCGGAAGAGCGTTTCTTTGGCGAGATCAAGCGCCGCACCGCCCACGCTTACTACTCGTCGAAGATCGGCATTCATCAGGAGATGGAATACAAAGGCAACGTGCCGATCAAAGAGTTCGTCGGCTTCGACGTGCGAACCGAGTCATAG
- a CDS encoding GMC family oxidoreductase produces the protein MSLIRLVPQAQPQADLKTVYDAVVVGSGAAGGMAAHVLTSRGMKVLLLEAGKKLNVEKELKSMEWPYDHPRRGQMPPDSHALSFNEYNIRQPPYGKDMKFNHVYSYVQGWGGSDYSKNIVVDERDHPYTGTNYAWVRARVLGGKTNIWGRLALRLSDYDFKAKTHDGYGEDWPIAYKDIAPYYDKVDLYLGISGVKENLPHLPDSLFQRPVRLTAAEMKLRAGLKKMGRVLTPYRAGVTTDGLKHNQYRSRCYGRGACNRRAGGCDIHAAFDSPTGLIYPAMDTGKLTLRTNAIAREITVDKNTGKASGVSFIDSETGKTYEAKAKVVVIAASTLESARLLLLSKSEKYPNGIGNSSNHVGHNFCEHIMGPGVTGLVKDQIAKPRTNDDGRPGSFYVPRFRNLTDKHADFIRGYGFEGGSGTQIFPYNAFETPGFGKGYKTSVREYAGAFIEMGAFGEVLSRYENYVDLDPEVKDKWGVPSLRFHYKFGDNEHKMAKDMAATAQEMFEAAGIEIIGVNRTVLTEGWSIHELGTARMGADPKTSVLNQFQQSHDVKNLFVVDGSSHVSASCQNPTWTIMALAWRSCDHLADEFKKGNL, from the coding sequence ATGAGTCTGATTCGTCTCGTCCCGCAAGCGCAGCCCCAGGCCGATTTGAAGACCGTCTATGATGCCGTCGTCGTCGGCAGCGGCGCGGCGGGCGGCATGGCGGCGCACGTACTGACTTCGCGCGGCATGAAAGTCCTGCTGCTCGAAGCCGGCAAAAAACTCAACGTCGAAAAAGAACTGAAATCGATGGAGTGGCCCTACGACCACCCGCGCCGCGGTCAGATGCCGCCCGACTCGCACGCGCTGTCGTTCAACGAATACAACATCCGCCAGCCGCCCTATGGCAAGGACATGAAATTCAATCACGTCTATTCTTATGTGCAGGGCTGGGGCGGCTCGGATTACAGCAAGAACATCGTCGTTGACGAGCGCGACCACCCATACACCGGGACGAATTATGCCTGGGTGCGGGCGCGCGTCTTAGGCGGCAAGACGAACATCTGGGGGCGGCTGGCGCTGCGGCTTTCGGATTACGACTTCAAGGCCAAAACCCATGACGGTTACGGCGAAGACTGGCCCATCGCGTACAAAGACATCGCGCCTTACTACGACAAAGTTGATCTCTACCTCGGCATATCAGGCGTCAAAGAGAACCTGCCGCACCTGCCCGACAGCCTCTTTCAACGCCCCGTGCGCTTGACGGCTGCCGAGATGAAGCTGCGCGCCGGCCTCAAGAAGATGGGCCGCGTCTTGACGCCTTATCGCGCCGGCGTCACCACCGACGGGTTGAAGCACAACCAGTATCGCAGCCGCTGTTACGGTCGCGGCGCGTGCAACCGCCGGGCGGGCGGCTGCGACATTCACGCGGCCTTTGATTCGCCGACCGGGCTGATCTACCCGGCGATGGATACGGGCAAGCTGACGTTGCGCACCAACGCCATCGCCCGCGAAATCACCGTCGATAAGAACACCGGCAAAGCCTCGGGCGTCAGCTTCATTGATTCAGAGACCGGCAAGACCTACGAGGCGAAAGCCAAAGTCGTAGTCATTGCCGCTTCGACGTTGGAATCGGCGCGCTTGCTGCTGCTGTCGAAGTCGGAGAAGTACCCGAACGGCATCGGCAATTCAAGCAATCACGTCGGCCATAATTTCTGCGAGCACATCATGGGGCCGGGCGTCACCGGGCTGGTCAAAGATCAAATCGCCAAGCCACGCACCAATGATGACGGGCGACCGGGCAGCTTTTATGTCCCGCGCTTCCGCAACCTGACGGACAAGCACGCCGACTTCATCCGCGGCTATGGCTTTGAAGGCGGCAGCGGCACGCAGATCTTCCCGTACAATGCGTTCGAGACGCCGGGCTTCGGCAAGGGCTACAAGACGAGCGTGCGCGAGTACGCCGGCGCGTTCATCGAGATGGGCGCGTTCGGCGAAGTGCTGTCGCGTTATGAGAATTACGTTGACCTCGACCCTGAGGTGAAAGATAAGTGGGGCGTGCCGTCGCTGCGCTTCCATTACAAGTTCGGCGACAACGAGCACAAGATGGCCAAAGACATGGCGGCGACGGCGCAAGAGATGTTCGAGGCCGCCGGCATCGAGATCATCGGCGTCAACCGCACGGTGCTTACGGAAGGCTGGTCAATCCACGAGCTGGGCACGGCGCGCATGGGCGCGGACCCGAAGACTTCGGTGCTGAACCAGTTTCAACAGTCGCATGATGTCAAGAACCTCTTCGTCGTGGATGGCAGCAGCCACGTCAGCGCCTCGTGCCAGAACCCAACGTGGACGATTATGGCGCTCGCCTGGCGCTCGTGCGATCACCTCGCCGACGAGTTCAAGAAAGGAAACCTCTAA
- a CDS encoding efflux RND transporter periplasmic adaptor subunit, translating into MQSNDFKKTLQRLRIPDYKIIIRRLGRRGLIAAATLAAVIVGSILFSGVFTKKQQAAGQSQQPPAVPVAATQVTLETVPLQVSAIGRAEPASTVSVTSQTEGQITRVNFTEGQFVKKGDLLFNIDPRSTQANLAGAAANQARAVNEQRQAQANLAKDQAQAQTAAVQAQRYEYLSKQGVVSKEQYDQVRTNAEALAAVVKADQAAVASSRDAVKAAQAAVQSSAVEASYTEIRAPIDGRTGSLMIHQGNVVKANDPNPLVVINQVTPINVTFSVPETQLPEIKRYMAAGAVPVTGTLPNDAGPPEQGTLTFVDNAVDPATGTVKMKATFANAQQRLWPGQFVNVAVTLTSQANATVVPSVAVQTGQQGTYVFVVKDDQTVEMRKVVVQRTAGEKSIIASGLEPGETVVTDGQLRLRPGSRVRVTENAGQDNP; encoded by the coding sequence ATGCAGAGCAACGATTTTAAGAAAACCCTCCAGCGATTACGAATTCCCGATTATAAAATCATCATTCGGCGGCTGGGGCGACGCGGCTTGATTGCCGCGGCGACGCTCGCTGCGGTTATCGTCGGCTCGATTCTTTTTTCAGGCGTCTTCACCAAGAAGCAGCAGGCCGCGGGACAGTCCCAGCAGCCGCCCGCCGTGCCCGTAGCAGCAACCCAGGTGACGCTTGAGACCGTGCCGCTACAGGTCAGCGCCATAGGCCGCGCCGAGCCGGCTTCGACCGTGTCGGTCACGTCGCAGACCGAAGGACAGATCACCCGGGTCAACTTCACCGAAGGCCAGTTCGTCAAGAAAGGCGACTTGCTCTTTAATATTGATCCGCGCTCGACGCAGGCCAATCTGGCGGGCGCGGCGGCCAACCAGGCGCGCGCCGTCAACGAACAGCGGCAGGCGCAGGCTAATCTGGCTAAAGACCAGGCGCAGGCGCAGACCGCCGCCGTGCAGGCGCAGCGTTACGAGTACCTCTCCAAACAGGGCGTTGTTTCCAAAGAGCAGTATGACCAGGTGCGCACCAACGCCGAGGCGCTCGCGGCGGTCGTCAAGGCGGATCAAGCGGCGGTCGCCAGTTCCCGCGATGCCGTCAAAGCCGCGCAAGCCGCCGTGCAGTCGTCGGCGGTCGAGGCGAGCTATACAGAGATTCGCGCGCCGATTGACGGGCGGACCGGCAGCCTGATGATTCATCAGGGCAATGTCGTCAAAGCCAATGACCCGAATCCGCTGGTGGTTATCAATCAGGTCACGCCGATCAATGTCACCTTCTCGGTGCCGGAAACCCAGTTGCCCGAGATCAAGCGTTACATGGCGGCGGGCGCGGTGCCGGTCACAGGCACCCTCCCCAATGACGCGGGCCCGCCCGAACAGGGCACCCTGACTTTTGTCGATAACGCCGTAGACCCGGCGACCGGCACCGTGAAGATGAAAGCGACCTTCGCGAACGCGCAACAGCGACTGTGGCCCGGCCAGTTCGTCAACGTCGCGGTGACGTTGACCTCGCAGGCGAATGCCACGGTCGTGCCTTCGGTGGCGGTGCAGACCGGCCAGCAGGGCACTTACGTCTTCGTCGTCAAAGACGACCAGACGGTCGAGATGCGCAAGGTTGTGGTGCAGCGCACCGCGGGCGAAAAGAGCATCATCGCCAGCGGCCTTGAGCCCGGCGAAACCGTCGTCACCGATGGCCAGTTGCGCTTGCGTCCCGGTAGCCGTGTGCGGGTCACGGAAAACGCCGGACAGGACAATCCGTAG
- a CDS encoding multidrug efflux RND transporter permease subunit, whose translation MNIASLFIRRPITTGLIWAGILIFGIMGYRLLPVSELPNVDYPTINISASLPGASPETMASSVATPLEKQLSTIAGIDNMTSTSAQSSTSIVVQFNLSRDIDAAAQDVQAAIARASRQLPTEMPTPPSFQKVNPADAPVLFLALSSPTLPLSTVDEYAESQLAQRISMINGVAQVSVYGSQKYAVRIQLDPNQLASRGISMDQVQQAVAQSNANLPTGTLDGPNKSLRIAANGQLQTADQYRPIIVAYQNGSPVRLSELGRVLDSVQSDKVASWFNDERAIVLAIQRQPGTNTVEVVDNVKKILPTFREQMPASVDLNILFDRSQSIRESISDVKFTLALTVFLVVLVIFLFLRNLSATIIPSLAVPMSLFGTFAVMYLLGFTMDNLSMMALTLSVGFVVDDAIVMLENIVRHVELGERPFQAALKGAKEIGFTIVSMTISLAAVFIPVLFMGGILGRLLNEFAVTIMAAILVSGLVSLTLTPMLGSRFLRAHKGERHGRLYQMSERVFDGMLAAYRWTLRHVMAHRAATMAVSGLILVATIYLFDKIPKGFIPSEDTGQINATTEAAQDISFESMVKHQQQAAAIIQQDPNVEAFMSSVGSGGANSTSNNGRFLIRLKPRGERRLSADEVIQELRPKLSRIPGLNVYLSNPPAINVGGRTSKGQYQFTLQSADNRELYEAAPRVEETLRQLPILQDVTTDLQITSPQVTVEMDRDKAQSLGISAIQLESALYSAYAQRQVTTIYTPSNQYWVLMEVAPEYEADPAALSLLYVKTASGQQVPLGTVATLKPSVGPLTVNHSGQLPSVTVSFNLKPGVSIGDAVNQVQQTVGQMKLPETISTSFQGTAQVFQSSLQGLGMLLLVAVLVIYIVLGILYESLIHPLTILSGLPSAGFGALLTLMVFGVDLNIYAFVGLVMLIGIVKKNAIMMIDFALEAQRNEGKSPEEAIFEGSLMRFRPIMMTTMAALLGTLPIALGLGAGAESRRPLGLSVVGGLLVSQLLTLYITPVVYVYMEQFKDWTTHLFKRHPHPPAIESPAGD comes from the coding sequence ATGAACATCGCCAGTCTCTTCATCCGCCGCCCGATTACGACGGGCCTCATCTGGGCGGGCATCCTCATATTCGGAATCATGGGTTATCGCCTGCTGCCCGTAAGCGAGCTGCCTAACGTTGATTACCCGACGATCAACATCAGCGCCAGCCTGCCGGGCGCAAGCCCCGAAACCATGGCCTCGTCGGTGGCGACGCCGCTCGAAAAACAGCTCTCGACCATCGCCGGCATCGATAACATGACCTCGACGAGCGCCCAGAGCTCGACCTCGATTGTCGTGCAGTTCAACTTGAGCCGTGACATTGACGCGGCGGCGCAGGACGTTCAAGCCGCCATCGCCCGCGCCTCGCGGCAATTGCCGACCGAGATGCCGACGCCGCCATCATTTCAAAAGGTCAACCCGGCGGACGCGCCGGTCTTGTTCCTGGCCTTGAGCTCGCCGACGCTGCCGCTTTCAACCGTAGACGAATATGCCGAGTCGCAACTGGCGCAGCGCATCTCGATGATCAACGGCGTCGCGCAAGTCTCCGTCTACGGCTCGCAGAAGTACGCCGTGCGCATCCAGCTCGACCCGAATCAACTGGCGTCGCGCGGCATCAGCATGGATCAAGTGCAGCAGGCCGTCGCGCAGTCGAACGCCAACCTGCCCACGGGAACGCTCGATGGCCCGAATAAATCTTTGCGCATCGCGGCGAACGGCCAGCTTCAGACTGCCGATCAGTACCGGCCCATCATCGTCGCTTATCAGAACGGCTCGCCGGTGCGCCTGAGCGAGCTGGGCCGCGTGCTCGACAGTGTGCAGAGCGACAAGGTGGCGAGCTGGTTTAACGACGAGCGCGCCATCGTGCTGGCCATCCAGCGCCAGCCCGGCACCAACACCGTCGAAGTCGTGGATAACGTTAAGAAGATCCTGCCGACCTTCCGCGAGCAGATGCCGGCGTCGGTCGATTTGAACATTCTATTCGACCGCTCGCAGAGCATCCGCGAATCGATCAGCGATGTGAAGTTCACGCTGGCGCTGACGGTCTTCCTGGTCGTGCTGGTGATCTTTCTCTTCCTGCGCAACCTGTCGGCGACGATCATCCCCAGCCTGGCCGTGCCGATGTCGCTGTTCGGCACCTTCGCGGTGATGTACCTGCTCGGCTTCACGATGGACAATCTATCGATGATGGCGCTGACGCTATCGGTTGGCTTCGTCGTTGACGACGCCATCGTCATGCTGGAAAACATCGTGCGCCACGTCGAGCTGGGCGAGCGCCCGTTTCAGGCGGCGCTCAAGGGCGCGAAAGAGATCGGCTTTACCATCGTTTCGATGACCATCAGCCTGGCCGCCGTCTTCATTCCCGTGCTGTTTATGGGCGGCATCCTGGGTCGCTTGCTGAATGAATTCGCCGTGACGATTATGGCGGCGATTCTGGTTTCGGGCCTGGTGTCGCTGACGCTGACGCCGATGCTCGGCAGCCGCTTCCTGCGCGCACACAAAGGCGAGCGGCACGGTCGGCTCTACCAAATGTCCGAGCGCGTCTTTGATGGCATGCTGGCGGCTTATCGCTGGACGCTCAGGCATGTGATGGCGCACCGGGCCGCGACGATGGCGGTTTCAGGTCTGATCCTCGTGGCGACGATTTATCTCTTCGACAAGATTCCCAAGGGCTTCATCCCCAGCGAAGACACGGGGCAGATCAACGCCACCACCGAAGCGGCGCAGGACATCTCGTTTGAATCGATGGTCAAGCACCAGCAACAGGCCGCCGCCATCATTCAACAAGACCCGAACGTCGAAGCCTTCATGTCGTCGGTCGGTTCAGGCGGCGCCAACTCAACGTCGAACAATGGGCGCTTCCTGATCCGTCTGAAGCCGCGCGGCGAGCGCCGCTTGAGCGCCGACGAAGTCATTCAAGAGCTGCGCCCGAAACTGTCGCGCATTCCCGGCCTGAACGTTTACCTGTCGAACCCACCGGCAATCAACGTCGGAGGCCGCACCAGCAAAGGCCAGTACCAGTTCACCCTGCAATCGGCAGACAACCGCGAGCTGTACGAGGCCGCGCCGCGCGTCGAAGAGACGCTGCGCCAACTGCCCATCTTGCAGGACGTGACCACGGACTTGCAGATCACCAGCCCGCAGGTGACCGTCGAGATGGATCGCGACAAGGCGCAATCCCTGGGCATCTCGGCCATCCAGTTGGAGAGCGCGCTCTACAGCGCCTACGCGCAGCGGCAGGTGACGACCATCTACACGCCGAGCAATCAGTACTGGGTGCTGATGGAAGTCGCGCCCGAATACGAAGCCGACCCGGCGGCGCTCAGCCTGCTCTACGTCAAGACTGCGAGCGGCCAGCAAGTGCCGCTCGGCACGGTGGCGACCTTGAAGCCCAGCGTCGGGCCGTTGACCGTTAATCACTCTGGCCAGTTGCCGTCGGTGACGGTCTCGTTCAACCTCAAGCCCGGCGTATCGATTGGCGATGCGGTCAATCAGGTGCAGCAGACGGTCGGCCAGATGAAGCTGCCGGAAACGATCAGCACGTCGTTTCAAGGGACGGCGCAGGTCTTCCAATCGTCGCTTCAAGGGTTGGGGATGTTGCTGCTCGTCGCGGTGCTGGTGATTTATATCGTGCTCGGCATTCTCTACGAGAGCTTGATTCACCCGCTGACGATTCTATCGGGCTTGCCTTCTGCCGGGTTCGGGGCGCTGCTGACGCTGATGGTTTTCGGCGTCGATTTGAATATTTATGCGTTTGTCGGTTTGGTGATGTTGATCGGCATCGTTAAGAAGAACGCCATCATGATGATTGACTTCGCGCTCGAAGCGCAGCGCAACGAAGGCAAGTCGCCCGAAGAGGCGATCTTTGAAGGCAGCCTGATGCGCTTCCGCCCGATTATGATGACGACGATGGCGGCGCTGCTCGGCACGCTGCCGATTGCTTTAGGGCTGGGCGCGGGCGCGGAATCGCGGCGGCCTCTGGGCTTATCGGTAGTCGGCGGCCTGCTGGTCTCGCAACTGCTGACGCTCTACATCACGCCGGTCGTCTATGTTTACATGGAGCAGTTCAAGGATTGGACGACTCATCTGTTCAAGCGCCACCCGCACCCGCCCGCGATTGAATCGCCGGCAGGCGATTAG
- a CDS encoding RNA polymerase sigma factor: MMADVSAVPVSAEKLSDEEVVERVRAGDTAWFEILMRRYNRRLFRVSHSILGDPSEAEDVMQDAYVRAYTHLDQFDGRARFATWLTKIAVHESLARLRRRRRLVEMDAYTEASEDHRMPVSNTPSPEQEVLIRTLGIILEAAINGLPAAYRSVFMLREVEEMSTAETAECLGISEEAVKVRLHRARSRLRKTITAQTSLATASAFQFDGARCDRLVARVLERITPQSS, encoded by the coding sequence ATGATGGCAGACGTGAGCGCGGTGCCTGTGAGCGCGGAAAAGCTCTCGGACGAAGAAGTGGTCGAGCGCGTGCGCGCTGGCGACACCGCATGGTTTGAAATCCTCATGCGGCGCTACAACCGGCGGCTCTTTCGCGTCTCGCACTCGATCCTCGGCGACCCCAGTGAGGCCGAAGACGTGATGCAAGACGCTTATGTGCGCGCGTACACGCACCTTGATCAGTTCGATGGCCGGGCGCGATTTGCCACCTGGCTGACGAAGATTGCCGTTCACGAATCATTGGCGCGGCTGCGCCGCCGCCGCCGTCTTGTCGAGATGGACGCGTACACGGAAGCGAGCGAGGATCACAGGATGCCGGTATCCAACACGCCCAGCCCTGAACAGGAGGTGCTGATCCGCACCCTCGGCATCATTCTGGAAGCCGCCATCAACGGCCTGCCGGCGGCTTACCGCTCGGTCTTTATGCTCAGAGAGGTTGAAGAGATGAGCACAGCCGAGACCGCCGAGTGTCTCGGCATCAGTGAAGAGGCCGTCAAAGTGCGCCTGCACCGCGCGCGCTCGCGGCTGCGCAAAACGATCACCGCCCAGACCAGCCTGGCGACCGCGTCGGCCTTTCAGTTCGACGGCGCGCGCTGTGACCGCCTCGTCGCGCGCGTTCTCGAAAGGATCACCCCGCAGTCAAGCTGA